The nucleotide sequence CATCCGACGCCGCATCCCGCCCCCGCCATCACCGGCATTCGGTTTCACACAGAGCCCCGTAATACTACACCAGCATCCTTCGTCGGGCAAGAACGTCCGCCGACTGTTGCATTGTTCTTCGTCACAAGGACTTACGGCCTGCAGTGGGTCGCATGTTCCGCCGGTGTCTTCTGCGATCAACCCGCACCCAGGGAAAACACCCCCTGATCCTGCGCCCTGAGCATTTCGCACGCCTCGGTCAAGACGCGACTCACGACGTCGCCCATCGCTCCGCGAATACGAACCCCGGCCGAGTACGCATGACCTCCTCCACCGAGTTTCTCCGCCAGCGGCAGAACCGGCGTGCCCGGTTCGCCGCGAAGATTAATCCGAATCACACCCTTCTCTCCTTCTGAGAAAAGCAGGGCCATCCGGATTCCGGACAGCGAGCGAGGGATCGAGACCTGGTCGTCGATATCCTGCGGCGAGCACCCACATGAGGCGATTTCCTCGTAAGTCAAGGTGCTGTACGCGATGCGGCCTTCGGCCACCACATGAGTGTTATGGTAGACCTTCCGTATCAGGTCGAACTCGTGCCGCTCCTGCGACCGGGCAATTCGGCAACCGATCCGATCAACGTCGGCTCCGCTGCGGACCAGATCCGCGGCCGCATCAAGGCAGTCCGCCGTCGTACTGGGCAACGAGAAACCCGCCGTGTCGGAATAGATCCCCGCATAGAGCAGTCCCGCAGTGACAGGATCGAGTTTCCAGCCTGCCGCGCGGATGAGTCTCCATACCAGCTCGCACGTGCTGCTGGCATTGTCTTCCACCCAGTTGATGGATCCGAAATCGGGATTGGTAGTGTGGTGGTCGATGTTGACGATCAGCTTGTCGGCAATGGCCTCCCAGTGGCCGGCAACGTTGACTCGTTTCGTGGACGCGGTATCGACGATCACCACGACGTCGGCGCGACCGACCCTTTCCGGATCAGCGATCGGCACGCCATTACTCAGCTCCATGAGAAACAGGAGCCTCTGGCTTTCAAGGGGAACGGGAAGAACGATCGCCGCCTCCGACGACGGCAACGATCGAGCCAGGGCCAGCATCGCGCCCAGGGAATCGAGGTCCGGCGTGACATGACCCGCAATCACCGGGAAGCCGGCGGCGGCCAAGGTGTCAATGAGTTCCCGGGGCACGGACATAGGTCACTTCCGCATGGCCTCGATCAGAATCCGGGCCGTTGATTCGCGCATGACCCGCGGATCGGGCAATCGGCCGGCCGACAACGCCTCGCGAACATCACGTCCGCTGATCGGAATCGGTTTCCAGCCCTTCTTGCCGCACTCATCGACCAGGGCAACGCGCCCCAGTTCCTCATAATAGGCCGCGAAGCCGACCTTCACCGGCCGAATCCGCAACTCGCCGGTCAGTTGAGAGAAGATCTCCTGGGCAGCCAACGGGTCCCAGATGTCCTTACCGTCGAAATATGGGGCGTCGGCGTGCTTGCGACCTATGATAATGTCGGTGAAACCGAAGTTCTGGCGATAGATGGCGTGCATGATCGCCTCCTTCGGACCGGCATAGAACATCTTGATGTCCAAACCAAGAAGCAGGGCCACGTCGTTGATATCGTAGCCTTTCGACCGCCACAATTCCTCGTCCTTGTCACCTTCGCCGAGCTGGCGGTTTTCGAGCAGGGCCCGGTACGTTCGCATCCGGGTCGGGGCGTCAACGTCGTCTGATTTGGTTTCCCCGATCAGCGGGTTCAGGACCACCCCTGTCTTAAAGCCCTGACGGGTCAACACCTCGGCCCCGTATACCAGGGCGTACTCATGGGCCCGGTGCAGCGGATTGCGGGTCTGGAAGGCCACCACGCGTTCCCAGCCCTTCTCGGCGAACAATGTCCGCGTTTCCCGCGGCGTCAGCACGAATTGACCGTATTCCGGGTGCTTGGGCTGCGGCAACATTTCGATCTGGCCGCCGATCAACATCTCGCCGGGATCGTTCATAACCATCTGACCGCCAGGGTGGTCGATCCGCTTCGTCTGATAGACCGCCTCGATGTAGGCGAGCTTGTCCCACGGGAAGATGTCCTCGATCAACAGCGCACCGACCGTTTCACCGGCGGAGTTCGTTAACCGTACCCGCCGGCCGACCTTGAGGGCGGAGGCGAGGTCCTTGGTGACCGGCAGCGAAATCGGGATAGACCACGCGTACTTGTGCCCGTTGTGGTCAATGTTGACGTCCCGAAGAACTTGATCGTAGACCGCCTTGACCATCGGGCCGGTCAGCGGGCTGAGCCCTCCGTCGCCGATCCGGTAAACGCTTGACAGATCGGCGTCGCTGACCGGCAAGGCCGGCCACGAAGCAACTTCCCTAACAAACTCATGAACTCGATCGGCTGGGACCGTGCGGTTCACCGGTTCCTTCAGGCCGCCATGGGGCGGGATCAAATCTGGCATGAAAAGACGAACACTCCTTCGGGAAAAAGACGGGCGCGCTCACCGGCATCGGCTCGGTGTTTGAACCGCCCGTTGCACCCATGAACCAGGGCTCAGGTCGGCGTTTCCGCCGCCGGCTTGGCCGGAACGACCGCGGCGGCGGGCTTGGCTCCCGGCTTGCCGGGGGAGAATACCATGACCATGCGCTGACCTTCTATCCGCGGCGGACGCTCGATTCTGCCCTTCTCGCCGACCTGCTCGATGATCAGCTTGAAGATATCGAACCCGATTTCCTTGTGGAATCGTTCGCGTCCGTGAAAGACCATGGTGAACTGGACCTTGTCGCCATCCTCAAGGAACTTCACCGCACGGCTCACCTTGATGTCCCGGTCGTGTTCCCCGACATCCGGATGCAGGCGGATCTCCTTGAGCTTCTGCTGGTGATGCTTCTGCTTTTTCTTCTTCTGGTTCTGAGAATACTTGAACTTGCCGAAATCCATGATCCGGCAGACGGGCGGCCTTTCCGTCGGGGCCACCTCCACGAGATCCAAGCCCGCCTCGCGAGCCCGACGAAGAGCTTCCGCGGTAGGGACAACTCCGACCTGTTCATTGTTCTCGTCGATCAGGCGGACCGACGGCAATCGAATCTGTTCGTTGCACCGCTGCAGTTTGGCGATGGTTCAACCCTCTCTTTCTGATAAGCCTCGCTTTGTCCTGACGCGAGCACGACAAGGCTCGCGCGACCGGCCCATGCCGGTCAATTCGATGCGGCCGGCTTGACCGTCCGCTCGTTGACTTCCTTCACGCAACGGGCGATGAACGCCTCGACCGATTCGTTTCCGATCGTCTTGCCGGAGCGGTCGTTGACGTTCACGCTGCCTTCCGCCGCCTCCCGCTCTCCCACGACAAGAGTATACGGGATCTTGTGCTTCCTCGCATAGTGCTTCTTGGGGCCGATTTTTTCGGCGCTGACGTCCAGTTCCACCCGCAAATCGGCCTCGACAAGCCGATCCCGAACCTTCACGGCATACGCGGCGCTCTTCTCGCTGACCGACGCCACGAACACCTGCACGGGAGCCAGCCACATCGGAAACGCTCCGGCAAAGTGCTCGATGAGAATGGCCACAAACCGCTCCATGCTGCCGAACGGGGCTCGGTGAATCATTACCGGCCGATGGGCGGTATTGTCCGAGCCCACATAGGTCAGGTCAAACCTCTCGGGCAGATTATAATCCACCTGGACCGTCCCGAGTTGCCACTCACGCCCGATGCAATCTTTGACCACAAAGTCGATCTTCGGGCCGTAGAAGGCTGCCTCACCCTTTTCCTCCGAATAGCGCATGCCGCTGCCCTGAACGGCAGTCCGAACGGCCTGCTCGGCAAGGGCCCAATTCTCGTCGCTACCAACGTACTTGGAGCTCCCTGGTTCCCGCAAGCCGATCCGGACGCGGTAGTCCCCCAGGCCCAGGGAATCAAACACCTTCCGCGTCAGGTTGACACAACCGGCGATCTCGTCCAGAAGCTGGTCGGGGCGACAGAACAGGTGAGCGTCATCCTGGGTGAAGCCCCGGACCCGGGTCATGCCCGACAGCTCGCCGCTCTGCTCGTACCGGTAGACGGTCCCGAATTCTGCCAGGCGGATCGGCAAATCGCGATAACTCCGAGGTTCCGAGGCGAAGATCCGAATATGGTGCGGACAGTTCATCGGACGCAACAGGTAACCGTCGGAGACTTCGAGCGCTGCTTCGATCCGCTTGACAAGGGCTTGTTTTCCCTGTTCGGAGGCGGCCAACAGCTCGTCAGCCAATGCGCCATCCATACCCCGCATATTTTCGATGGCCTGCAATTCCTCCGCGGTTGCCGGAGCATGTTCGGCCCGGGCCCTGGTCAGCTCCCAAAGCATATTGAGGGCCTTCTGCAAATCGGCCTCATACAGCGGGGGAAACTGGCTGTCTTTGTAGTATGGGAAATGACCACTGGTCCGGTAGAGGCCCAGCTTTCCGATCTGGGGGGTGTACACGGCCTGGTAGCCAAGCTTGGTCAACTCGCCCCGCAGGAAGCTCTCAAGCTGGTAGCGGACAATCGCACCCTTGGGCTTCCAGAGCACCAAGCCGCTGCCGACGAGCGGATCAATGAGAAACAGCCCGAGTTCCTGCCCTATCTTGCGGTGGTCGCGCTTCCTGGCCTCCTCCAGTTGATCCAGGTAACGCTTCAAGTCCTTGGCGGTCGGCCAGGCTGTGCCATAAACCCGCTGAAGCTGCTTCTCTTTCTGGTCGCCGCGGTAATAAGCCCCGCTGACCTGCATGATCTTGAAGGCCCCGATCCGGCCGGTACTGGGTACGTGGGGACCGCGACACAGATCCTCGAAATCACTGCCCCTTTCTGTGCCGGTCACGTAAAAGCTCAGAGGCCCTTCCGCCCGTTCCGCATTGTCGATCTTGTATCGGCTGCCCTCCTGACGGAGTTTCGCCATACCTTCTTCGCGGCTCATTTCGTAACGGGTGAACGGCCGATCGGCCTTCACGATCTCAGCCATCTTCGCCTCGATGGCTGCGAAGTCCTCTTGAGACAGGGGCCGGTCCAGATCAATGTCGTAATAGAAGCCGTTCTCGACCGGCGGGCCGTAGACCAGCTTGGCCTGCGGGAACAGCGAGCAGATAGCCTCGGCCATGACATGGGCGCAACTGTGGCGCATGACGTACAGGCTGTCGGGGTCGTCGGCGTCGGCTTTGAGGATGGACAAACGGCCATCCCGTGTGACCGGCGTGCTCAGATCG is from Phycisphaerae bacterium and encodes:
- the infC gene encoding translation initiation factor IF-3, with protein sequence MAKLQRCNEQIRLPSVRLIDENNEQVGVVPTAEALRRAREAGLDLVEVAPTERPPVCRIMDFGKFKYSQNQKKKKQKHHQQKLKEIRLHPDVGEHDRDIKVSRAVKFLEDGDKVQFTMVFHGRERFHKEIGFDIFKLIIEQVGEKGRIERPPRIEGQRMVMVFSPGKPGAKPAAAVVPAKPAAETPT
- the thrS gene encoding threonine--tRNA ligase; the protein is MPQITLPDGKVLDVPAGKTVADVAAMINPGLARAAIAAKLDGAIVDLSTPVTRDGRLSILKADADDPDSLYVMRHSCAHVMAEAICSLFPQAKLVYGPPVENGFYYDIDLDRPLSQEDFAAIEAKMAEIVKADRPFTRYEMSREEGMAKLRQEGSRYKIDNAERAEGPLSFYVTGTERGSDFEDLCRGPHVPSTGRIGAFKIMQVSGAYYRGDQKEKQLQRVYGTAWPTAKDLKRYLDQLEEARKRDHRKIGQELGLFLIDPLVGSGLVLWKPKGAIVRYQLESFLRGELTKLGYQAVYTPQIGKLGLYRTSGHFPYYKDSQFPPLYEADLQKALNMLWELTRARAEHAPATAEELQAIENMRGMDGALADELLAASEQGKQALVKRIEAALEVSDGYLLRPMNCPHHIRIFASEPRSYRDLPIRLAEFGTVYRYEQSGELSGMTRVRGFTQDDAHLFCRPDQLLDEIAGCVNLTRKVFDSLGLGDYRVRIGLREPGSSKYVGSDENWALAEQAVRTAVQGSGMRYSEEKGEAAFYGPKIDFVVKDCIGREWQLGTVQVDYNLPERFDLTYVGSDNTAHRPVMIHRAPFGSMERFVAILIEHFAGAFPMWLAPVQVFVASVSEKSAAYAVKVRDRLVEADLRVELDVSAEKIGPKKHYARKHKIPYTLVVGEREAAEGSVNVNDRSGKTIGNESVEAFIARCVKEVNERTVKPAASN
- a CDS encoding sulfate adenylyltransferase, encoding MPDLIPPHGGLKEPVNRTVPADRVHEFVREVASWPALPVSDADLSSVYRIGDGGLSPLTGPMVKAVYDQVLRDVNIDHNGHKYAWSIPISLPVTKDLASALKVGRRVRLTNSAGETVGALLIEDIFPWDKLAYIEAVYQTKRIDHPGGQMVMNDPGEMLIGGQIEMLPQPKHPEYGQFVLTPRETRTLFAEKGWERVVAFQTRNPLHRAHEYALVYGAEVLTRQGFKTGVVLNPLIGETKSDDVDAPTRMRTYRALLENRQLGEGDKDEELWRSKGYDINDVALLLGLDIKMFYAGPKEAIMHAIYRQNFGFTDIIIGRKHADAPYFDGKDIWDPLAAQEIFSQLTGELRIRPVKVGFAAYYEELGRVALVDECGKKGWKPIPISGRDVREALSAGRLPDPRVMRESTARILIEAMRK
- a CDS encoding bifunctional oligoribonuclease/PAP phosphatase NrnA, which codes for MSVPRELIDTLAAAGFPVIAGHVTPDLDSLGAMLALARSLPSSEAAIVLPVPLESQRLLFLMELSNGVPIADPERVGRADVVVIVDTASTKRVNVAGHWEAIADKLIVNIDHHTTNPDFGSINWVEDNASSTCELVWRLIRAAGWKLDPVTAGLLYAGIYSDTAGFSLPSTTADCLDAAADLVRSGADVDRIGCRIARSQERHEFDLIRKVYHNTHVVAEGRIAYSTLTYEEIASCGCSPQDIDDQVSIPRSLSGIRMALLFSEGEKGVIRINLRGEPGTPVLPLAEKLGGGGHAYSAGVRIRGAMGDVVSRVLTEACEMLRAQDQGVFSLGAG